Below is a window of Catalinimonas alkaloidigena DNA.
CAGCTTTGGTGTACGCTCAAAAATGTGGACCTCAGCTTCGGGATTGGTCTGGGCACACGCCAGAGCGCCGAAAAAACCGGCCGCGCCGCCACCGATCACGGCAATACGAAGAGTACTCATCTGTCAGCCAAGCGAAAAGCCCGGCGGGATAGTTCCCGATTGTGGGTGAAAAGCTTAGTTTTGTTTGCACTATGGCTTCACAAAATAAGCGTAATGGCTTTGGCACCTGGCTGGTTGTGTTTCTCATCGTGCTGGTGGTGGTGCTTGGGCTCTGGTACTGGTACCGCCACACGCGGGACGTGCGTCGTCACGAACGGCAGGAACGGGCCCGTGCGGAACAACCACAACCCGCAACCGCTCCCGAAGTGCCCTCGGTCGATACGTCTGCCTTCGGACAGGTGCAGGAGCGCATGCGCGATCCGGCTTCTACCACTTCGCCCAACCCCGAAATTACCGTTAATCCCACCGGAGGCCCCATCCGTTATACGGGCTACGATTTCACCAAAGCGCCGGGATTCGAGTACCCTCGTCCGGTGCCCGGGCAGCAGATTGTGCGCTATACCGGCTATACGCTGAGCTACAGTGAAGCCGACGAACAGGCCGCCTGGGTGGCTTATCAACTGACCAAAAGTGAAGTGCGCGGAAAGGTAGAACGCACCGACAATTTCCGGGAAGACGACCAAATCAAAACGGGCTCTGCTGCAGCATCCGATTACCGCAATTCGGGCTATGACCGGGGACACATGGCGCCCGCCGGAGATATGAAATGGTCGAAGAAAGCGATGTCCGAAACGTTCTATTACTCCAACATGAGCCCGCAGGCCCCTGCCTTCAACCGCGGCATTTGGAACGAACTGGAACAGAAGGTCCGCAACTGGGCCGAGAAAGAGGGCGATCTGTACATCGTAACCGGACCGGTGCTGGAGCCAGGACTCAAAAAAATAGGCACAAACGGTGTGTCTGTGCCTCGTTTCTATTACAAAGTGGTTTTGGATGCGCGCGGTCCCGAGCTAAAAGCCATCGCTTTTTTGCTGCCGAACCGGGGTTCTCAGAAAGAACTTTCTTCGTTTGTCGTGTCGATCGATTCTGTAGAACAACGCACCGGACTCGACTTTTTTCCACAACTGCCGGATGACCTAGAGGTCGCCCTCGAAAGCTCGACCAGCCTACAAGGCTGGTTTTAAGAGAGCCGGGAATGCGGATTTTTGTGCAGCGGTACTCCGGACGAAGGTGCCTGTCCCGTTACTACCGGCTGCGGTGATGAAGCCGCGGTTCCATTCGTTTTTTCCGGGCGTTCCTGTTGCCGGTTTTGGGGGGCAGAACGCTGAGCGGCGTTGTTGGTGCGACGATCCTGACGCGACGCATAAAAATCGGGCATCGGAATGGCGTGGCTCGACGGCGTAATCCGGTGACCGTAACGTCGGGCGTACACCTGCGTAAATTCGGCCCCGAAAAACAAGATCAGGCACGAATACGAAACCCACAGTAAAATCAGAATGACCGAGCCTGCCGCGCCGTAGGCCGAGGCGGGGTCAGCTTTCCCGAAGTAGATGCCCAGCGCGAATTTGCCGACCACGAACAAAAACGCGGTCATCAGCGCGCCCACCCACACCGTACGCCATTCGATTTCGACGTCGGGTAGCACTTTGAAGATAATAGCAAACAGCAACGTCACCACCCCGAACGAAAGGGCAAACTCAGCGACAAAGAACACGGCCATCAGGAAGTCAGGCACATATTGTTCGATCCAGTCGCTGAAAGCCGAAAGGGCAGAGGTAAGCACGAGCGAGATCAGCAGTAGAAAACCGATGGCGATGATCAGCCCTAACGACGTAGCGCGGTCCACAACCAGTTTTTTGATGCCCGATTTCGGATCGATCCGTACCTCCCAGATGTAGTTGAGTGTCTGTTGCAATTGGTAAAAGACCCCTGTTGCACCAAACAACAACGTTGCTACCCCGATGATGATGGCAATGGTCGTGCTGCCTTCGGTCGCTGAGTTGGCGATCATGTCTTGCACGCCTTCTGCTGCCTGCGGCCCAATGGCCTGGCTGATCTGTCCGGAGATTTTGCCTTGTACTGCTTCTTCTCCATAAAAGTAACCCGCAAGTTTAACGATGATGATCATCAGCGCGGGAAGTGAAAAAATGGCGTAGTAGGCTACTACTGCGCTCTGGCGGAAGGGTTCGTCATCGTTCCACTCCTTGTACGTCTCCTTCAACAAGCTCCACAAGTGCGAGAGTTTGAAGTTTTTTATGTGTAGTTTCATAATAGAATCTTCTCTTATAGAGTGCTATACGAAGATCCTGACAGGAAGTTTGACGTTTTATAAATGATTAAAGTTATGATAAATAAAGTAGTTATACTATCCATTAAGCTGACCTAACGACCACGAGA
It encodes the following:
- a CDS encoding DNA/RNA non-specific endonuclease, which encodes MASQNKRNGFGTWLVVFLIVLVVVLGLWYWYRHTRDVRRHERQERARAEQPQPATAPEVPSVDTSAFGQVQERMRDPASTTSPNPEITVNPTGGPIRYTGYDFTKAPGFEYPRPVPGQQIVRYTGYTLSYSEADEQAAWVAYQLTKSEVRGKVERTDNFREDDQIKTGSAAASDYRNSGYDRGHMAPAGDMKWSKKAMSETFYYSNMSPQAPAFNRGIWNELEQKVRNWAEKEGDLYIVTGPVLEPGLKKIGTNGVSVPRFYYKVVLDARGPELKAIAFLLPNRGSQKELSSFVVSIDSVEQRTGLDFFPQLPDDLEVALESSTSLQGWF
- a CDS encoding YihY/virulence factor BrkB family protein; the protein is MKLHIKNFKLSHLWSLLKETYKEWNDDEPFRQSAVVAYYAIFSLPALMIIIVKLAGYFYGEEAVQGKISGQISQAIGPQAAEGVQDMIANSATEGSTTIAIIIGVATLLFGATGVFYQLQQTLNYIWEVRIDPKSGIKKLVVDRATSLGLIIAIGFLLLISLVLTSALSAFSDWIEQYVPDFLMAVFFVAEFALSFGVVTLLFAIIFKVLPDVEIEWRTVWVGALMTAFLFVVGKFALGIYFGKADPASAYGAAGSVILILLWVSYSCLILFFGAEFTQVYARRYGHRITPSSHAIPMPDFYASRQDRRTNNAAQRSAPQNRQQERPEKTNGTAASSPQPVVTGQAPSSGVPLHKNPHSRLS